The nucleotide sequence CGCGAACTGTGCGGAGAGTTCACCCGGTGGTATGATCTGAAGCGCACCGGCCAGTTGCTCTCACGTATTCGCAACACCAGCATCACGCCGGCCCTACGGAACCAGGGCGGTGGGGTATATGGCTCTAATGCCGCTGCTAACATCCGGGACTTCCACGTACTGCGGCCCATCCCGCAAACCGAGATTGACCGCACCAGCGGACTAATCACGCAGAACGACGGGTACTAAGATTGCACAAGTCCGGCACTGCCGGGTTGCCTTTGGGCAGCCCGGCAGTGTTTTGCGGTGCTAGTCTTTGCTTCATCTTCCACTGCTTCGGCAGTGAACAAAGCACTTCTTATTTTGCTACGTAGATTTTTCCTTGTTTTTCTACTGCTCTTAGGCTCTTGGAGAGGACAGGCACAAACGAGCTTGCCTCATCTAGCCAAAACAGGTACGAGCACGCAATTAATTGTTGATGGCAAGCCCTACTTCGTGCTGGGCGGCGAACTGGGTAATTCCACCGCTTCCAGCACGGCGTACATGCAGCCCGTATGGCCCAAATTGAAGGCCATGCACCTCAACACCGTTATTGCGCCCGTGTACTGGGAACTGATGGAGCCACAAGAAGGCAAGTTTGACTTCGCGCTAGTGGACGACCTGCTGCGCGACGCTCGCAAACACCAGATGAAACTAGTGCTTCTGTGGTTTGGAGCTTGGAAAAACAGCATGTCGTGCTACGCACCGGCCTGGGTGAAGACCGATACGAAACGGTTCCCGCGGGTGGAAGACGATCAGGGAGTGCTACAAGAAATCATGACGCCTTTCGACTCCCGCAATCTAGAGGTAGACAAAAAGGCTTTTGTGAAGCTAATGCAGCACCTTAAAGAGGTAGACGGTCAGCAGCACACGGTTGTTACGGTGCAGGTGGAAAACGAAATTGGCATGCTTCCTACCGCCCGCAGCTACGACAGCCACGCTAACGCAGCTTTCAAGCAGCCTGTGCCCGCTCCGCTGCTTGCTTACCTGCAGCGCGAACGAAAGAACTTGAAGCCAGAATTTGCGTCTGTGTGGCAAAAGCAAGGTGCCAAAACTAAAGGCAACTGGGAAGAAGTGTTTGGCAAGAGTCTAGCCACTGATGAAATATTCATGGCCTGGCATTACGCTACGTTCACCAATGCCCTGGCTGTGGCCGGTAAAGCAGCGTATCCTTTGCCGATGTACGTGAATGCTGCGCTAAACCGGCCTGGTGTGGCGCCAGGGAAGTATCCGAGTGCTGGTCCGCTGCCGCACATCATGGACGTATGGCTGGCCGGAGCCCCGGCTATCGACATTCTGGCACCCGATTTCTACAACCCTGACTTCAAGCATTGGTGCGACCTGTATACCCGCGGCGGCAATCCGCTGTTCATTCCGGAGCACCGCTTCGAAGATGGGGTGGCAGCCAAGGCTTTTTTTGCCTTCGGAAACTATAATTGCTTGTCGTTTTCGCCCTTTGCCATTGAAGGCAGCGATACGCTGAGCGGTGCCCCCATTGGCAAGGCGTACGAGTTGTTGCAGCAAGTGAGCTTTTTACTAGCCAAACACCAGCCTCTCAACCAAGTGCGCGGCTTTTTGCAAGAAAAGGATTCGGCTGCGCACACCACTACCCTCGGCGACTACCGCTTCACGGCCAAGCACGAATACACGCTGGGCTGGTCATTGGGCGCGAAAAAGCCCACTTGGTCGCCGGGTGGCGGGCTTTTGATTGCGGTGGCTCCCGACGAGTTCTACGTAGTGGGCACCGGCATCGTGCTGACCTGCGAACCAACGGCCAAAGGCAAACGGGCAGGCTACGTGAGCGTTGATGAAGGCTACTTTGAAGGAGAGAAGTGGGTGGCCGGGCGCCGTATGAACGGCGACCAAGACCACCAAGGCCGCCACGTGCGCATACCCGGCGAGGAATACAGCATTCAGCGAGTCAAACTCTACACGTACTAGCGCAAGACAACGCATGCATACACGCACAACTAACACCCCATCAGTAGTGCCCACTAGCGGAGGGCGCTACACGCGCAGTCTGTTGGTCGCCCTGGCAGGTGGCCTCGCGTTGCCCATGCAGCAGGTGGCCGCAGAAGTTCGGCTGCCGCGCTTGGTGAGCGACGGCATGATCTTGCAGCGCGATACCAACCTGAACATGTGGGGCTGGGGCGCGCCCGGAGAGAAAGTGGCACTCACCTTCACCGGCAAAACCTACCAGGCCACCACGGGTGCCGATGGCAAATGGCGCATGAGCTTGCCCGCTCAAAAAGCGGGCGGGCCGTTCCAGTTGGAAATTGCAGCCAGCAACCGCATTACCATCAAAGATGTGTTGGTAGGCGACGTATGGGTGTGTTCGGGCCAATCCAACATGGAAACTCCCATGTCGCGGCTGCGCGACAAGTACCCCGACGTCGTTGCTCAGGCCAACAACCCTATGATTCGGCAGTTCAACGTGGATCTGCGCTACGCCTTTAGCGGGCCGAAAGCGGATGTGGCGGGCGGCAAGTGGGTAACGACCACCCCTCAAAATGTGCTGGCCTTCAGTGCCGTTGGATACTTTTTCGCGAAGACCCTATTCGACAAATACCACGTACCAGTCGGCATTATTAAATCGGCCGTGGGTGGGTCGCCCGCCGAAGCCTGGCTGAGCGCCGAGGCGTTAAAGGCTTTTCCGAGCTACCAGCAAGCTGCCGAGAAAGTGAAGGACAGCACCTACGTAGCCCGCACAATTGCGGAAGGCCAAGCGGCTTCCCGGGCCTGGTACACCAACTTGCGGCAGCTCGACCAAGGCCATGCCAAAGGCTCGACTCCTTGGTACGACCCAGCATATAATGCTACGGACTGGAAAACCATGAAAATACCCGGCTACTGGGCCGACCAAGGCTTAGGGCGGGTCAACGGGGTAGTGTGGTTTCGCAAGGAAGTGGACGTGCCCGCCAGCATGGTAGGCAAGCCGGCCCGGTTGGAGCTAGGAACCATCGTTGATAGTGACTCGGTGTACATTAACGGGCAATTTGCGGGTACCACGGGCTACCAGTACCCCCCGCGCAAGTATGACCTACCCGCTACGTTGCTCAAACCCGGCCGCAACGTGGTGGTGGTACGGGTCATCAACAACGGTGGGCGGGGTGGTTTCACCCTCGACAAGCAGTACCAGCTCACGGCCGGCGGCCAAGCCGTAGATTTGCGCGGCGACTGGCAGTACAAGCTCGGTGCTGCTACGCCGCCCGCTCCCGGCTCTATTTCCTTTCAAAACCAGCCCGGCGGCTTATATAACGGCATGATAGCACCCTTGCTGTCCTATACTATCAAAGGCGTGCTGTGGTACCAGGGCGAATCCAACACCGGCAAGCCCGAAGAATATCAACAGTTGCTTACGGCCCTGATTGCCGATTGGCGGGCGCAATGGAACCAGCCCAAGCTGCCCTTCTTGTACGCCCAGCTCCCCAACTTTATGCCGGCCAAAGAGCAGCCTAGCGAAAGCAATTGGGCCCGCTTGCGAGAGTCGCAACGCCTGGTGTCAACGGTGCCCAACACGGCCATGACCGTGAACATCGATCTAGGCGAATGGAATGACATTCACCCGCTTGGTAAAGAAGATGTAGGCAAGCGGCTGGCCCTGGCGGCGCAGAAAGTGGCCTACGGCGACAAAAAGGTGGTAGCCTCCGGGCCGCAGTACCAACGCATGCAAGTGAGCGGCAATAAGGTAACGCTTGCTTTCACCAACACTGGCAGTGGCTTGACAGCAAAAGGCGGCGGCCAGCTACAGCAGTTTGCTGTTGCTGGCGCCGACAAAAAATTCGTGTGGGCCCAAGCCAAGCTGGAAGGCAACACCGTGGTGGTGTGGAGCGACCAGGTAACGGCGCCAGTAATGGTACGCTACGCCTGGGCCGACAACCCCGAAGGCGCCAACCTCTACAACAAAGAAGGGCTGCCCGCTTCGCCTTTCCAGGCAATGGCGGCTACTTCTCTCCCTTAGGGCCCTGCACACAACGCTTTTCAATTCCCATTTTTTCATTCCATCACTCACCCAACTGCCACGCTAACAGCCCCACAACTGCTAAACCAGCAACGTGGCAGCTATTCTTCACCCTACATCTCAATCACAACTTCTATGTCGAGTAACACACTGACGAAGACCGAGTTTTTCACGGGCATCGCGCCCATCCAGTACGAAGGCCGCGAGTCGGACAACCCGCTGGCCTTTAAGTGGTACGACCCGACCCGCGTGGTGGCCGGCAAAACCATGCAAGAGCACCTGCGCTTCGCCGTCTCCTACTGGCACACCTTCACCGGCACCGGCGGCGACCCCTTCGGCCCCGGCACCAAGCAGTTTGCCTGGG is from Hymenobacter tibetensis and encodes:
- a CDS encoding GH35 family beta-galactosidase, whose product is MPHLAKTGTSTQLIVDGKPYFVLGGELGNSTASSTAYMQPVWPKLKAMHLNTVIAPVYWELMEPQEGKFDFALVDDLLRDARKHQMKLVLLWFGAWKNSMSCYAPAWVKTDTKRFPRVEDDQGVLQEIMTPFDSRNLEVDKKAFVKLMQHLKEVDGQQHTVVTVQVENEIGMLPTARSYDSHANAAFKQPVPAPLLAYLQRERKNLKPEFASVWQKQGAKTKGNWEEVFGKSLATDEIFMAWHYATFTNALAVAGKAAYPLPMYVNAALNRPGVAPGKYPSAGPLPHIMDVWLAGAPAIDILAPDFYNPDFKHWCDLYTRGGNPLFIPEHRFEDGVAAKAFFAFGNYNCLSFSPFAIEGSDTLSGAPIGKAYELLQQVSFLLAKHQPLNQVRGFLQEKDSAAHTTTLGDYRFTAKHEYTLGWSLGAKKPTWSPGGGLLIAVAPDEFYVVGTGIVLTCEPTAKGKRAGYVSVDEGYFEGEKWVAGRRMNGDQDHQGRHVRIPGEEYSIQRVKLYTY
- a CDS encoding sialate O-acetylesterase; this translates as MHTRTTNTPSVVPTSGGRYTRSLLVALAGGLALPMQQVAAEVRLPRLVSDGMILQRDTNLNMWGWGAPGEKVALTFTGKTYQATTGADGKWRMSLPAQKAGGPFQLEIAASNRITIKDVLVGDVWVCSGQSNMETPMSRLRDKYPDVVAQANNPMIRQFNVDLRYAFSGPKADVAGGKWVTTTPQNVLAFSAVGYFFAKTLFDKYHVPVGIIKSAVGGSPAEAWLSAEALKAFPSYQQAAEKVKDSTYVARTIAEGQAASRAWYTNLRQLDQGHAKGSTPWYDPAYNATDWKTMKIPGYWADQGLGRVNGVVWFRKEVDVPASMVGKPARLELGTIVDSDSVYINGQFAGTTGYQYPPRKYDLPATLLKPGRNVVVVRVINNGGRGGFTLDKQYQLTAGGQAVDLRGDWQYKLGAATPPAPGSISFQNQPGGLYNGMIAPLLSYTIKGVLWYQGESNTGKPEEYQQLLTALIADWRAQWNQPKLPFLYAQLPNFMPAKEQPSESNWARLRESQRLVSTVPNTAMTVNIDLGEWNDIHPLGKEDVGKRLALAAQKVAYGDKKVVASGPQYQRMQVSGNKVTLAFTNTGSGLTAKGGGQLQQFAVAGADKKFVWAQAKLEGNTVVVWSDQVTAPVMVRYAWADNPEGANLYNKEGLPASPFQAMAATSLP